A window of the Vanessa cardui chromosome 27, ilVanCard2.1, whole genome shotgun sequence genome harbors these coding sequences:
- the LOC124541255 gene encoding larval cuticle protein F1-like — MRVLIVAAAVLACAAAAPSGALLAHGSPYAHGLLGHGAPLAVAHGAAYGLAHAAPLAVAHAPAVPTIPPGDIQGAAIDAHVDATDHARAAVDAAREYHDQASELQGQAINAAEDHAWQAVDAAQTAQAQVDGAAAGVAPNVARQLAGHGHVAAYAAAPALVGHAGYGHAAYAAPVLAGHGVAAPLLAGHGIAAVGGSHSVATSSLSQTHPAPVVHAPVAYAAHGAYGHGLAHAAYGHGLAHGW; from the exons ATGAGAGTTCTG ATTGTTGCCGCCGCCGTCCTCGCCTGCGCCGCAGCCGCTCCCTCCGGAGCCCTGCTGGCCCATGGCTCACCCTACGCCCACGGTCTCCTCGGCCATGGTGCTCCCCTGGCTGTAGCCCACGGCGCTGCCTATGGTTTGGCTCACGCCGCTCCTCTCGCAGTCGCCCACGCCCCCGCCGTACCCACCATCCCCCCAGGTGACATCCAAGGTGCCGCCATCGACGCTCACGTAGACGCCACCGACCACGCCCGTGCCGCTGTTGACGCCGCTCGTGAATACCACGACCAGGCTTCCGAGCTCCAGGGTCAAGCCATCAACGCCGCCGAAGACCACGCATGGCAAGCGGTCGATGCCGCTCAAACCGCCCAGGCCCAGGTTGACGGTGCCGCCGCCGGTGTCGCTCCCAACGTAGCCCGCCAGCTGGCCGGTCACGGTCACGTCGCCGCTtacgccgccgcgcccgccctCGTCGGCCACGCCGGTTACGGCCACGCCGCCTACGCCGCTCCCGTGCTCGCCGGTCACGGCGTCGCCGCTCCCCTTCTGGCCGGACACGGCATCGCCGCCGTCGGAGGCAGCCACTCGGTCGCCACCTCGTCCCTCTCGCAGACGCACCCCGCGCCGGTCGTGCACGCCCCCGTCGCGTACGCCGCGCACGGCGCCTACGGACACGGCCTCGCGCACGCCGCCTACGGCCACGGACTTGCGCACGGATGGTAA